Proteins encoded in a region of the Sphingomonas sp. HMP9 genome:
- a CDS encoding two-partner secretion domain-containing protein, with product MTKLTFAVLRRRMRSASALSPLGGGAGLAALLLVATVPARGQDGGAPNPVVPVPGGATHLEYGANGVPVVKIAAPDARGTSYNRYQAFNVDARGVVLNNSDKIVQSRLAGYIDGNAQLKASGGASLIVNEVVAANPSSLRGYIEVAGKTADLVLANPYGISCNGCGFVNAPRVTLAAAQPLVDGAGALSGFRTATGTIDVSGSGLDATNARLDLFARAVSINAGLYADTVTASLGAGDITRDGDIVVVGQRTAAQPSQPAFALDVAAIGGMYARSIKLIGTERGLGVNVAGDLAGLEQGVTLSFDGRISVPGAITAKTAVAIETAGALDVAGQIYGEGTTMLNGASLTGNGLIGSGGDLTVTTGALSSGGTLAAGLTRDGRVTQAGTLRLDVGGTAALTGRVLARDAVSLTASTIVNHGLASGGTLTLRTATLDNGGGTIDARMALDAQAGAVSNIGGVIQSGGALALTGSSLANDRGAVLALGSGALTLGFTGAIGGSSGQIGGNGDVSVRAGALGIDGVAGSITASKALDLNVDGDFTITGNGLVAGGGATTANVGALGVIEGGLQGGSALTVRAGSVTIGSGGQVSGGSVIADTVGTMTNAGLIASAGRVDLTAATLTNTGTISGNGGASLKAAGVVAQDALVASDGAIDINAGAFTSRGGTVEAGGALGVTAGSVALDRASLTALGSGTLTLASRSALTASGSRIGSNGTVAIGATTLAFTDSRITALGALALDATAGDLAFGSGATIENGGDLTLTATGTLSHTADIVGRGQNLTLRAATIDNRGGVILHLGTGTLALTGTGAIDNSGGRIATNGALSLIAGTFANTGGTLTSAGGAGLTIASDLANENGLIAAGGGLTLRAGATRNARGSFEAAGPLDARLTALDGGTFIATGSAGTLTLDVRDAISGSVLVGATTDGTVTASSLNLASGSRLTAGGMLTVGARDGDIALAGGTLDAAKLALTSARAILTGDGGLIQSTGATTIAADSLTTSGGRVVAGGKLDVNASTLDNRNGLLASGADGATFTVNTLANDRGTLGGDGSVVVTATSVDNGAGTLAAGGDLTLSTAGLVNATGGQIWADRDARVTATGTLANRGSIAAARDLTVKAGALDGGSGVGAGTLAGGRLLDINSGGGTFGRLVAPTALTLGITGDLTNAAGETIATQGALTLNIGGSFTNAGTVQGGTAIGIATGGSIANQASGTIAAPTLTLTAGTTFDNQGLLNGGAVSATAAQIANGGAIFGDSVALSGTGGIVNAGDSAVIATRSGLLSLSSGGDIVNRDGALLYSLGNLVVTGVGEAGRAGSLQNLSSDIQAQGDIAIAATRLLNDRTVFTTEEALVSSRDVETIDNRNRRNRTITQYLETITDTKILADSGQARIIGTNVTIDADSVTNRLSTISAAGNLGVGAAAVTNTAFTGYYTTKQDGVILGQTRSCPFLIGCGDWRTRTTTPLNTVDAQATFTTPSTITAQGTLTIDAVTIDNLVLTPDGSTADIFAASARPGAVTAGGAVNVVTPGAVVAPGGAPGAIAGTAIDPTFGFAVKPPIDRASGGAGSATLDLGGLFQFAGSSSQVLVQADPRFNNYDTFLSSDYFLDKLGYDPSRVQRRLGDGLYEQQLIANQLVALVGAQRLVGYGDNQGQYRALLDAGATFTKTYNLALGVSLSPTQMATLTSDIVLLVETTVQTPSGPQTVLAPRVYLTKAAAGDLTSGGAIIAGRDIQLRASDSLTNAGVIRASASGTLVGGTIVNSGRLDLGSRGIVSASGDLIDRGGAITGGDLTLAAGRDLTLAPVATTRTVATRYYGGRSDQQVSLTTTTTNRGSDIAATGNLDLLAGRTLSVTGASAAAGGNLVASVGQNIAIGSATDSGTAFAIGREGKTLFTQTQTESSNVLSDLRAGGNVTLATPGALAVNGGTITAGRALTVDAGSIGVTGVVDSTQLQRDTQKTSSGFLSSTKTTTAYTGTDQSVVASTLSGDTVALRSAGDTRIAGSNVVADNGVSIAAGGAIDVGTLTATDTELQSTRVKKSGLSIDGGGLFLGVAKNRNDVNTTSVTNTGSLIGSTTGDVTLDAGRALTVTGSQVTGTGLTRLTGESVAIRNATDVTTTDTLNKSSSIGFSVGAQSPVLSGLQGVRDSGRILGNANTNARTSAVTGLAGGLAAYNAADALKDGVTNLAAVGVSFGVSSSKATSNTRDETNVASRIAGNDVAIAARGAGAASTIAVQGSEVTAARNLSLTAPGAITLTSGTETDTVEQQNKSSGFSVGVQLGLSGGVTPNASFNAGKGSASGTDVRHVESVLSAGNAVSIATPDALTLRGAQVIGNRVDVNAGSLAIVSEQDRATYAERQRNLGLSVSADISGAGRKLGGNLTNSSQTGDFASVREQSGIYAGQGGYGITVAGNTKLVGGVIASETAAAQNRLTTGTLTASDIANREQYKASSLSVGGGIGGVGKDGNGKSTAPGTPGSTLPGISTGIGMISATPPVALGASGKQSGTTYSAIAPGAIDITSGDTASRIVAATIGRDTTGSNAGALTQQYDANKREEIALGFAAATQLANQTGTFFANRAAEEQQARLKADEAQGQLARGSDMAGNPLTDAAREQLSRTVVAETDRARNLRDSFGAGSAARVIATAINGAAGSNVTGSFTGLVQSAAANVIQSLAVTQVKSIADSLQNTRGDASVQSETVRAALQAVVGCAGGAAGGGGCGSGATGAATSVVLNYLLTSYADAKPAIDPVTGRPAERALQDQEARKNLVATVVAGVAAGSGLDISTAALAAQTETENNDLGGARTCRIASPNCKGPPIDQYLAKPEVRNLVAMLKLTDAQARACLQPGPECASVANYRRGLIAELSRDGSANPDDVARVQAAGLSELGGITAQAEADRQYMKALRSSDPTLADKLAEQSLAVRTLVYQDVVNNAGDNVVGRLSAGVLGTLFDEDTLADMYLAKKSDAAGERHGAFDEALARFGANATNIANMTRTTADAEAARRLAAGTPKALVQAYLFKEYYNAAADERTSVALLGQVIFLGDYVSDPTRVAGNGITGAVQGIDDVLLDDTAAAEYVRRFGGKVNAFAQSSLTDKATTLGTAQGSATAAAIDVVVSRGGSALADAAFVGRAAAAPGTVAGTLPTRPRALGISDAAMPEADFGTGIYLSADKITEIMNLPKTQRPDASTYLSAAQIEAHLAPFRGGATKIKYGAPKSVEGPQGGTFVMSTLEADSAIGRAGGDIGALERILGLAPGDLGTAPVRVDIPNPVNLRIPSGRELGANSSFIPGGTTSGGVREATIDPVPVGSYTVTPLFGKKP from the coding sequence ATGACCAAGCTGACCTTCGCCGTGCTGCGTCGCCGGATGCGTTCGGCGAGCGCGCTGTCCCCGCTCGGCGGCGGCGCGGGGCTCGCGGCGCTGTTGTTGGTCGCGACGGTGCCGGCACGGGGCCAAGACGGCGGTGCGCCTAATCCCGTCGTCCCGGTGCCCGGTGGCGCGACGCATCTTGAGTACGGCGCGAACGGCGTGCCAGTGGTCAAGATCGCAGCGCCGGACGCAAGAGGGACCAGCTACAATCGCTATCAGGCGTTCAACGTCGACGCGCGCGGTGTCGTGCTCAACAACAGCGACAAGATCGTCCAGAGCCGGCTCGCAGGCTATATCGACGGCAACGCGCAGCTGAAGGCATCGGGCGGGGCGTCGCTGATCGTCAACGAGGTGGTCGCCGCCAATCCGTCTAGCCTGCGCGGCTATATCGAGGTTGCCGGCAAGACCGCCGATCTGGTGCTCGCCAATCCCTACGGCATCTCGTGCAACGGTTGCGGTTTCGTCAACGCGCCGCGCGTGACGCTCGCCGCTGCGCAACCGCTGGTCGACGGCGCCGGCGCGCTCAGCGGATTCCGGACGGCGACCGGTACGATCGACGTGTCCGGCAGCGGGCTCGATGCGACGAATGCGCGGCTCGACCTGTTCGCGCGCGCCGTCTCGATCAACGCCGGCCTGTATGCGGATACCGTGACCGCCAGCCTCGGTGCGGGCGACATCACGCGCGACGGTGACATCGTCGTAGTTGGGCAGCGGACCGCAGCACAGCCGAGCCAGCCCGCCTTTGCGCTCGACGTGGCGGCGATCGGCGGGATGTATGCGCGCTCGATCAAGCTGATCGGCACCGAGCGCGGGCTCGGCGTCAACGTCGCAGGCGATCTCGCGGGCCTCGAACAGGGCGTGACGCTGTCGTTCGATGGCAGGATATCGGTGCCCGGTGCGATCACGGCGAAGACCGCCGTCGCGATCGAGACCGCTGGTGCGCTCGACGTCGCCGGCCAGATCTACGGCGAAGGCACGACGATGCTGAACGGTGCGAGCCTGACGGGCAACGGCCTGATCGGCAGTGGCGGCGATCTCACCGTCACGACCGGTGCGCTGAGCAGCGGTGGCACGCTCGCCGCCGGCCTGACCCGTGACGGACGTGTCACGCAGGCTGGCACGTTGCGGCTCGACGTCGGCGGCACGGCGGCGCTGACGGGGCGAGTGTTGGCGCGCGACGCCGTGTCGTTGACGGCGAGCACCATCGTCAACCACGGACTTGCGAGCGGCGGGACGCTGACGTTGCGCACCGCGACGCTCGACAATGGCGGCGGCACGATCGATGCGCGGATGGCGCTCGACGCGCAGGCGGGCGCGGTCAGCAATATCGGCGGCGTGATCCAGTCCGGCGGCGCGCTGGCACTCACCGGCAGCAGCTTGGCGAACGATCGTGGCGCGGTGCTGGCGCTCGGCAGCGGCGCGCTGACGCTGGGCTTTACCGGCGCGATCGGTGGCAGCAGTGGGCAGATCGGCGGCAATGGCGATGTGTCGGTCAGGGCGGGCGCGCTCGGCATCGACGGCGTGGCGGGCAGCATCACGGCGAGCAAGGCGCTCGATCTCAATGTCGACGGCGATTTTACGATTACCGGCAACGGTCTGGTCGCGGGCGGCGGTGCGACGACGGCCAATGTCGGCGCGCTCGGCGTCATCGAAGGCGGCTTGCAGGGCGGCAGTGCACTGACCGTGCGCGCAGGCTCGGTCACGATCGGCAGTGGTGGCCAGGTCAGCGGTGGCAGCGTGATTGCCGACACGGTCGGTACGATGACGAACGCCGGCCTGATAGCGAGCGCAGGACGGGTCGACCTGACCGCCGCCACGCTGACGAACACCGGCACAATTTCGGGCAATGGCGGCGCGAGCCTGAAGGCTGCGGGGGTCGTCGCGCAGGACGCTCTGGTCGCGTCCGACGGCGCTATCGACATAAACGCCGGAGCATTCACCTCGCGTGGCGGCACGGTCGAAGCGGGTGGGGCGCTCGGCGTCACCGCCGGATCGGTGGCGCTCGATCGCGCCAGCCTGACCGCGCTCGGATCGGGCACGCTGACGCTGGCAAGCCGGAGCGCGTTGACCGCATCCGGCTCACGCATCGGCAGCAACGGCACCGTCGCGATCGGCGCCACGACGCTGGCGTTCACCGACAGTCGGATCACCGCGCTAGGTGCGCTCGCGCTCGATGCTACGGCGGGCGACCTTGCGTTCGGTAGTGGCGCGACGATCGAGAATGGCGGCGACCTGACGCTGACAGCGACGGGCACGCTGAGCCACACCGCCGATATCGTTGGCCGCGGACAGAATCTGACGCTGCGCGCGGCGACGATCGACAACCGCGGCGGTGTCATACTGCATCTCGGCACCGGCACGCTCGCACTGACTGGAACCGGCGCGATCGACAATAGCGGCGGTCGGATCGCAACCAATGGCGCGCTGTCGCTGATCGCCGGCACGTTCGCCAACACCGGTGGCACGCTCACCTCGGCGGGCGGCGCCGGACTTACGATCGCCAGCGATCTGGCGAACGAGAATGGCCTGATCGCAGCGGGCGGCGGCCTCACGCTTCGGGCCGGTGCGACCCGCAACGCCAGAGGATCGTTCGAAGCCGCCGGCCCGCTGGACGCGCGTCTTACCGCGCTCGACGGCGGTACGTTTATCGCGACCGGTTCGGCGGGAACGCTGACGCTCGACGTCCGCGATGCGATCAGCGGTTCGGTCCTGGTCGGCGCCACCACCGATGGCACCGTTACCGCGAGTTCGCTCAACCTTGCCAGCGGGTCGCGCCTGACGGCGGGCGGGATGCTAACGGTCGGCGCGCGCGACGGGGATATCGCGCTGGCGGGGGGCACACTCGATGCGGCGAAGCTTGCGCTGACCTCGGCGCGCGCGATCCTCACCGGCGATGGCGGATTGATCCAGTCGACCGGCGCGACGACGATCGCGGCGGACTCGCTGACCACGAGTGGTGGGCGCGTTGTCGCGGGCGGCAAGCTCGACGTGAACGCGAGCACGCTGGATAATCGCAACGGTTTGCTGGCGTCGGGCGCCGATGGCGCGACCTTCACCGTCAACACGCTGGCCAACGATCGCGGCACGCTCGGCGGCGACGGGTCCGTCGTCGTGACGGCGACGAGCGTCGACAATGGGGCAGGCACGCTTGCGGCAGGCGGCGACCTGACGCTGTCGACCGCAGGCCTGGTCAACGCCACCGGCGGGCAGATCTGGGCGGATCGCGATGCGCGGGTGACTGCGACGGGCACGCTCGCTAACCGCGGGAGCATCGCCGCTGCACGCGACCTGACCGTCAAGGCTGGCGCACTCGACGGCGGCAGCGGAGTCGGCGCCGGCACGCTCGCCGGCGGCCGACTGCTCGACATCAACTCGGGCGGCGGCACGTTCGGGCGGCTCGTCGCACCGACCGCGCTGACGCTCGGCATAACCGGTGATTTGACCAATGCCGCTGGCGAGACGATCGCGACGCAGGGTGCGCTGACGCTCAACATCGGTGGCAGCTTTACTAACGCGGGCACGGTGCAAGGCGGCACCGCGATCGGCATCGCCACGGGTGGATCGATCGCCAACCAGGCCAGCGGCACGATCGCCGCGCCGACGCTGACGCTGACGGCCGGGACGACCTTCGATAACCAAGGGCTCCTCAACGGCGGGGCTGTATCGGCGACCGCGGCACAGATCGCCAATGGTGGCGCGATCTTCGGCGACAGCGTCGCGTTGTCCGGCACTGGCGGCATCGTCAACGCGGGCGACAGCGCGGTGATCGCCACCCGGAGCGGCCTCCTGTCGCTCTCGAGCGGTGGCGACATCGTCAACCGCGATGGCGCGCTGCTCTACAGTCTCGGCAATCTGGTCGTCACCGGCGTTGGTGAAGCGGGGCGTGCTGGCTCGCTGCAGAACCTCTCCTCCGACATTCAGGCGCAAGGCGACATCGCGATCGCCGCGACCCGCCTGCTCAACGATCGTACCGTGTTCACCACCGAAGAGGCGCTCGTCTCCAGTCGAGACGTCGAGACGATCGACAACCGCAATCGGCGCAACAGGACCATAACCCAGTATCTGGAGACGATCACCGACACAAAGATCCTTGCCGACAGCGGGCAAGCCCGGATCATCGGCACCAATGTCACGATCGATGCCGACAGCGTCACCAACCGCCTGTCCACCATCAGCGCAGCGGGCAATCTCGGGGTCGGCGCCGCCGCCGTGACCAACACGGCGTTCACCGGGTACTACACCACCAAGCAGGACGGCGTGATCCTCGGCCAGACGCGCAGTTGCCCCTTCTTGATCGGGTGCGGCGATTGGCGGACGCGAACGACGACGCCGCTTAATACCGTCGATGCGCAGGCGACCTTCACGACCCCGTCGACGATCACCGCGCAGGGCACGCTGACGATCGACGCGGTCACGATCGACAATCTCGTCCTGACCCCGGATGGCAGCACCGCGGACATCTTCGCCGCCAGTGCGCGGCCCGGTGCCGTGACGGCGGGTGGCGCCGTGAACGTCGTGACGCCGGGTGCGGTCGTCGCACCCGGCGGCGCGCCCGGCGCCATCGCCGGCACCGCGATCGATCCGACCTTCGGGTTCGCGGTCAAGCCACCGATCGATCGCGCGAGCGGCGGTGCGGGTAGCGCGACGCTCGATCTGGGCGGACTGTTCCAGTTCGCGGGGTCGAGTTCGCAGGTGCTGGTCCAGGCGGACCCGCGGTTCAACAATTACGACACCTTCCTCTCTAGCGACTATTTTCTCGACAAGCTCGGCTATGATCCGTCGCGCGTGCAGCGCCGGCTCGGCGACGGGCTTTACGAGCAGCAACTGATCGCGAACCAGCTTGTCGCGCTGGTCGGCGCGCAGCGACTGGTCGGCTATGGCGACAATCAGGGCCAGTATCGCGCGCTGCTCGATGCGGGCGCGACCTTCACAAAGACCTATAATCTGGCGCTCGGCGTATCTCTCTCGCCGACACAGATGGCGACACTGACCAGCGACATCGTGCTGCTCGTGGAAACCACCGTCCAGACCCCGTCGGGACCGCAGACGGTGCTCGCGCCGCGCGTCTATCTGACCAAGGCCGCCGCCGGCGATCTGACCAGCGGGGGCGCCATCATCGCAGGGCGCGATATTCAGCTGCGTGCATCGGACTCGCTGACCAATGCGGGCGTCATCCGTGCGAGCGCCAGCGGCACGCTGGTCGGCGGCACGATCGTCAACAGCGGACGGCTGGATCTGGGCAGCCGCGGCATCGTCTCGGCGAGCGGCGACCTGATCGATCGTGGCGGTGCGATCACCGGCGGCGACCTGACGCTGGCGGCGGGCCGCGATCTGACGCTCGCACCGGTCGCGACGACGCGCACCGTCGCGACGCGCTACTATGGCGGACGTTCGGACCAGCAGGTCTCGCTGACGACGACGACGACCAATCGCGGCAGCGATATCGCCGCGACGGGCAATCTCGATCTGCTCGCGGGGCGAACGCTGTCGGTCACCGGCGCGAGCGCGGCGGCAGGCGGCAATCTGGTCGCTTCCGTCGGCCAGAACATCGCGATCGGCAGCGCGACCGACAGCGGCACCGCGTTTGCGATCGGCCGCGAGGGCAAGACGCTGTTCACGCAAACCCAGACCGAAAGCAGCAATGTCCTGTCGGATCTGCGGGCGGGCGGCAACGTCACGCTGGCGACGCCGGGTGCGCTGGCGGTAAACGGCGGTACGATCACGGCGGGCAGGGCACTTACGGTGGACGCCGGCAGCATCGGCGTGACCGGTGTGGTCGACAGCACGCAGCTGCAACGCGACACGCAGAAGACCTCGAGCGGCTTCCTGTCCTCTACCAAGACCACCACGGCCTATACCGGCACCGATCAGAGCGTCGTCGCCTCGACGCTGTCGGGCGACACCGTCGCGCTCCGCAGCGCGGGCGACACGCGAATTGCTGGTTCCAACGTCGTCGCGGACAACGGCGTATCGATCGCCGCGGGTGGCGCGATCGACGTCGGAACGCTAACCGCGACCGACACCGAACTGCAATCGACACGGGTCAAGAAGAGCGGCCTGTCGATCGATGGCGGCGGGCTGTTCCTCGGCGTCGCCAAGAACCGCAACGACGTGAACACGACCAGCGTCACGAACACCGGCTCGCTGATCGGTTCGACTACCGGCGATGTGACGCTCGATGCCGGTCGCGCGCTCACCGTGACCGGCAGCCAGGTGACCGGCACGGGTCTCACCCGGCTGACCGGCGAAAGCGTCGCGATCCGCAATGCGACCGACGTGACGACCACCGACACGCTCAACAAATCGTCGAGCATCGGCTTCAGCGTCGGCGCGCAAAGCCCCGTGCTGAGCGGGTTGCAGGGTGTTCGCGATTCTGGGCGCATCCTCGGCAACGCCAACACGAACGCGCGGACCAGCGCGGTGACCGGGCTCGCAGGCGGACTGGCCGCGTACAACGCCGCGGATGCGCTCAAGGACGGCGTTACCAATCTCGCGGCGGTCGGCGTCAGCTTCGGCGTGTCGAGCAGCAAGGCGACCTCGAACACGCGCGACGAGACCAATGTCGCGAGCCGGATCGCCGGCAACGACGTGGCGATCGCGGCACGCGGCGCGGGTGCAGCCTCGACGATCGCGGTGCAGGGCAGTGAGGTCACGGCGGCGCGCAACCTGTCGCTGACCGCACCGGGTGCGATCACGCTCACGTCAGGCACCGAGACCGACACGGTGGAGCAACAGAACAAGTCCTCCGGTTTCTCGGTCGGCGTCCAGCTCGGCCTGTCCGGCGGCGTTACCCCGAACGCGTCGTTCAATGCAGGCAAGGGGAGCGCGAGTGGCACCGACGTGCGCCACGTCGAGAGCGTCCTCAGCGCCGGCAACGCGGTCTCGATCGCGACACCCGACGCGCTGACGCTGCGTGGCGCTCAGGTGATCGGCAACCGCGTCGACGTGAACGCGGGTTCGCTCGCGATCGTCAGCGAACAGGACCGCGCCACGTACGCCGAGCGCCAGCGCAATCTCGGCCTTTCCGTGAGCGCCGATATCAGCGGTGCCGGCCGAAAGCTCGGTGGCAACCTGACCAACAGCAGCCAGACCGGCGACTTCGCCAGCGTGCGCGAGCAATCGGGCATCTACGCTGGTCAGGGTGGCTACGGCATCACCGTCGCTGGTAACACGAAACTGGTCGGCGGCGTTATCGCTAGCGAGACTGCGGCGGCGCAGAACCGGCTGACGACGGGCACGCTGACCGCCAGCGACATCGCCAACCGCGAACAGTACAAGGCAAGTTCGCTCAGCGTCGGTGGCGGCATCGGCGGCGTCGGCAAGGACGGGAACGGGAAGTCGACCGCCCCCGGCACACCGGGAAGCACGCTACCGGGCATCTCTACGGGCATCGGCATGATCAGCGCCACCCCACCAGTCGCACTAGGCGCATCGGGCAAGCAGTCCGGTACGACCTATTCTGCGATAGCGCCGGGCGCGATCGACATAACGTCGGGCGATACTGCCAGCCGCATCGTGGCGGCGACGATCGGGCGTGACACGACAGGCTCCAATGCCGGTGCACTGACCCAGCAATACGACGCGAACAAGCGCGAAGAAATCGCGCTTGGTTTCGCAGCAGCGACGCAGCTTGCCAATCAGACGGGCACCTTCTTCGCCAATCGGGCGGCAGAAGAGCAGCAGGCACGGTTGAAGGCTGACGAAGCGCAGGGGCAGTTGGCCCGCGGGTCGGATATGGCGGGCAATCCGCTAACAGATGCCGCGCGCGAGCAACTGAGTCGGACGGTCGTGGCAGAGACGGATCGCGCGCGGAATCTGCGCGACAGCTTCGGTGCGGGAAGTGCGGCGCGGGTCATAGCGACTGCAATCAACGGGGCTGCTGGAAGCAACGTCACCGGCAGCTTCACCGGACTTGTCCAAAGCGCGGCCGCGAACGTCATTCAAAGCCTGGCTGTGACCCAGGTGAAGTCGATCGCCGACAGCTTGCAGAACACGCGGGGCGACGCCTCCGTACAGAGCGAAACAGTCCGAGCGGCGTTGCAGGCGGTCGTCGGTTGCGCCGGCGGGGCAGCTGGCGGCGGCGGGTGCGGCAGCGGAGCTACGGGGGCGGCTACCAGCGTCGTTCTGAACTACCTGCTGACAAGCTACGCCGATGCGAAGCCGGCGATCGATCCAGTGACGGGCCGGCCGGCCGAACGCGCGCTGCAGGATCAGGAAGCGCGCAAGAACCTCGTTGCTACGGTCGTTGCTGGCGTCGCCGCCGGTAGTGGGCTCGACATTTCGACCGCTGCACTCGCTGCGCAAACTGAGACTGAGAACAACGATCTCGGTGGTGCGCGCACTTGCAGGATCGCATCACCGAACTGCAAGGGCCCGCCGATCGATCAGTATCTGGCCAAGCCTGAGGTCCGCAACCTCGTGGCTATGCTGAAGCTGACCGACGCACAGGCCCGTGCCTGTCTGCAGCCCGGACCTGAATGCGCTTCGGTCGCGAACTATCGACGCGGGCTGATCGCTGAACTGTCGCGCGACGGGTCGGCCAATCCTGACGACGTTGCAAGAGTCCAGGCGGCGGGCCTGAGTGAACTGGGCGGCATTACGGCGCAGGCCGAGGCCGATCGGCAGTATATGAAAGCACTTCGCTCCAGCGATCCGACGCTGGCCGACAAGCTTGCTGAGCAGTCGCTCGCAGTACGCACGCTCGTCTATCAAGACGTCGTCAACAATGCTGGCGACAACGTGGTCGGGCGTCTCTCCGCCGGAGTGCTCGGAACGCTGTTCGACGAAGATACGCTTGCCGACATGTACTTGGCTAAAAAGAGCGACGCGGCCGGCGAACGGCATGGTGCCTTTGACGAAGCGCTCGCGCGGTTCGGCGCAAACGCGACCAACATCGCCAACATGACGCGGACGACCGCCGACGCCGAAGCGGCGCGCCGCTTAGCTGCCGGAACTCCGAAAGCGTTGGTCCAAGCCTACCTGTTCAAGGAGTATTACAACGCGGCCGCTGACGAGCGAACCAGTGTAGCGCTACTCGGGCAGGTCATCTTTCTTGGTGACTACGTTTCCGACCCGACGCGCGTTGCCGGCAACGGTATCACGGGAGCGGTGCAGGGGATAGATGACGTCCTGCTCGACGACACCGCTGCCGCCGAATACGTACGGCGCTTTGGCGGTAAGGTTAATGCCTTCGCGCAGTCGAGCCTGACCGACAAGGCCACGACGCTCGGAACGGCGCAAGGATCAGCCACCGCGGCGGCCATCGATGTCGTGGTTTCGCGTGGAGGGTCCGCACTGGCTGATGCAGCTTTCGTGGGGCGGGCCGCCGCCGCCCCTGGCACCGTGGCGGGCACCTTGCCGACTCGGCCGCGTGCGCTTGGGATAAGCGATGCCGCCATGCCCGAAGCGGATTTCGGTACAGGTATCTATTTGTCGGCCGACAAGATCACCGAGATCATGAACCTGCCGAAGACACAGCGTCCGGATGCATCGACCTATCTTTCGGCTGCCCAGATCGAAGCGCATCTCGCTCCGTTCCGCGGCGGCGCAACGAAGATCAAGTATGGCGCTCCTAAAAGCGTCGAAGGGCCCCAGGGAGGTACATTCGTCATGTCCACGTTGGAGGCTGACAGCGCGATCGGTCGTGCAGGAGGCGATATCGGTGCTCTGGAGCGAATTCTCGGCTTGGCCCCGGGAGATCTCGGGACTGCACCTGTACGGGTCGATATTCCCAATCCGGTAAATCTGCGCATACCCAGTGGCCGTGAACTCGGAGCCAACTCCTCGTTCATCCCTGGTGGTACCACCTCAGGCGGTGTCCGCGAAGCGACGATCGACCCCGTTCCGGTCGGCAGCTATACGGTCACTCCCTTGTTTGGAAAAAAACCATGA
- a CDS encoding LysR family transcriptional regulator, with product MIDWDDVRYFLAAARGGSVRAAAKQLGVNHATVLRRIAQLEDRLGAQMFEKLPSGYRLTAAGEEVVELAHQMEESSHQLETRVLGRDQSVRGLLRVTLTPILATHLLMPDFADFARLHPEIEMEILSSGELANLTNREADVALRVVYDRKTLPLNLHGLKGPELYGGIYMSRDRLAASRAGVPDPLRWIVISGHGIPDWASDGDVRTTGVPFRTTDAAAQIAAVRQGLGISTLPCFVGDADPMLARVPGTELHLYGTVWLLTQGETRKTKRVRLFTEFVSHRLAAHASLLAGLSVPGD from the coding sequence ATGATCGACTGGGATGACGTTCGCTACTTTCTCGCCGCCGCGCGCGGGGGATCGGTGCGCGCGGCCGCGAAGCAGCTTGGGGTGAACCATGCCACTGTGCTGCGGCGGATCGCGCAACTCGAGGACAGGCTGGGCGCGCAGATGTTCGAAAAGCTGCCTTCGGGCTACCGCTTGACGGCGGCGGGCGAGGAGGTCGTCGAGCTCGCACACCAGATGGAGGAGTCGTCGCACCAGCTGGAAACGCGCGTCCTGGGCCGCGACCAGAGCGTGCGTGGGCTACTGCGCGTGACGCTGACGCCGATCCTCGCGACCCACCTGCTGATGCCCGACTTCGCCGATTTCGCGCGCCTGCATCCCGAGATCGAGATGGAGATCCTGTCCTCCGGCGAACTCGCGAACCTGACCAATCGGGAGGCCGACGTTGCGCTCCGCGTCGTCTATGACCGCAAGACGCTGCCGCTCAACCTGCATGGCCTCAAGGGCCCGGAGCTATACGGTGGGATCTACATGTCGCGCGACCGACTGGCCGCTTCGCGTGCTGGCGTACCAGATCCCCTCCGGTGGATCGTGATAAGTGGCCACGGGATACCGGACTGGGCGAGCGACGGTGACGTTCGAACAACGGGAGTTCCCTTCCGCACCACCGACGCCGCGGCGCAGATCGCCGCCGTGCGGCAAGGGCTTGGGATTTCGACGCTGCCGTGTTTCGTCGGCGATGCCGATCCAATGTTGGCGCGGGTGCCGGGCACCGAGCTGCATCTGTACGGCACGGTATGGCTGCTCACGCAGGGGGAAACGCGCAAGACGAAGCGCGTGCGGCTCTTCACCGAGTTCGTGTCGCACAGGCTCGCCGCACACGCGTCGTTGCTCGCGGGACTATCAGTACCAGGAGACTGA